One window of the Natrinema sp. CBA1119 genome contains the following:
- the rdfA gene encoding rod-determining factor RdfA has product MTDDSSGGRRTKVERVIDEYDLESWGDRLETEWVGDGTDRTSLRDLATEFNKAVLRAALRDAGGSVLDSDIEILYQTLTDDDVSRSDAVRKRRELKRSGIDIDAVRSDFVTHQTIYTYLTNVRNASLPDEDTEDRLERKKETVQRLAGRTQVVTESTLEELRNAEEITDREYDVFVDVRTICANCGTDYSVAELLDQGGCDCEAGKTS; this is encoded by the coding sequence ATGACGGACGACTCGAGCGGTGGGCGTCGGACCAAGGTCGAGCGAGTGATAGACGAGTATGACCTCGAGTCGTGGGGGGATCGTCTCGAGACCGAGTGGGTCGGCGACGGAACGGATCGAACGAGTCTCCGCGACCTCGCGACCGAGTTCAACAAGGCCGTCCTCCGAGCGGCTCTCCGCGATGCGGGCGGGTCGGTGCTCGATTCCGATATCGAAATTCTGTATCAAACGCTGACGGACGACGACGTGTCGCGCTCGGACGCGGTCAGAAAGCGACGTGAACTGAAACGGTCGGGGATCGACATCGACGCCGTCCGCTCCGATTTCGTCACTCACCAGACGATCTATACGTATCTGACGAACGTTCGCAACGCGTCTCTTCCCGACGAGGACACCGAGGACCGGCTCGAGCGAAAGAAAGAGACCGTTCAGCGACTCGCCGGCCGAACGCAAGTCGTCACGGAATCTACGCTCGAAGAACTGAGAAACGCCGAGGAGATTACGGATCGCGAGTACGACGTCTTCGTCGATGTCCGGACCATCTGCGCGAACTGCGGAACCGACTATTCCGTCGCCGAGTTACTCGATCAGGGTGGCTGCGACTGTGAGGCCGGGAAGACATCGTAA
- a CDS encoding archaea-specific SMC-related protein produces the protein MSSPESVTSSITVLAENIGGIDSSEVTLEPGVNVLTGRNATNRTSFLQTIMAALGSRRSSLKGDADAGRAELEFDGKRYERYLERRNGEVVFDGDPYLEDPELADLFAFLLESNEARRAVRRGDELRELIMRPIDTDEIEADISTLEAEKRDLDDRLERLEQLDSELPGLESKKRELENEIETTTEEIADLEDELEAFDLDVEASRDRKAEIESAFADLQTARTELESIEYDLETERESHAELERERDELEGELEAFDDDDHESPDRLEGRIQELRARKRSLDTTVSELQSVIRFNEERLADDGVELDLEDHVESGEEDDGDITEQLLADDDVVCWTCGSQVGRDRIESTLERLRSLRQDQLEERSELQAQIDDLSSRRKELRERTQRRGEIETRLSAIDDELERREQRIEELETEVEQQRTRIDELESEAEAFENAEYGDVIDTHRELNRLELELEGLEDDRDDVQARIEEIEGKIEARSELEDRRETVEAELTDLRTRVDRIEENAVDAFNEHMESILSILEYRNIDRIWIDRREKTVREGRRKVTQTAFDLHIVRSTDDGATYEDTVDHLSESEREVTGLVFALAGYLVHDVYEIVPFMLLDSLEAIDSTRIADLVEYFEEHVDCLVVALLREDAESLSDEYAYVREI, from the coding sequence GTGTCATCTCCAGAGTCAGTCACCTCGTCGATTACCGTTCTCGCGGAGAATATCGGCGGTATCGATAGTAGCGAGGTTACCCTTGAACCCGGCGTTAACGTCCTGACTGGACGAAACGCGACGAATCGAACGTCGTTCCTCCAGACGATCATGGCCGCGCTGGGCAGTCGGCGCTCCTCGTTGAAAGGGGATGCGGACGCCGGTCGCGCCGAATTGGAATTCGACGGTAAACGGTACGAGCGATATCTCGAGCGACGTAACGGCGAAGTGGTCTTCGACGGTGACCCCTATCTCGAGGATCCGGAACTCGCGGACCTCTTTGCCTTCCTGCTCGAATCCAACGAAGCGCGCCGAGCAGTGAGACGCGGCGACGAGCTTCGTGAACTCATCATGCGTCCGATCGATACGGACGAGATCGAAGCCGACATTTCCACCCTCGAGGCCGAGAAACGCGACCTCGATGATCGCCTCGAGCGCCTCGAACAACTCGATTCCGAACTTCCGGGGCTCGAGTCGAAGAAACGGGAACTCGAGAACGAGATTGAAACGACGACCGAGGAAATCGCCGACCTCGAGGACGAGCTCGAGGCGTTCGATCTCGATGTCGAGGCGAGCCGCGACCGGAAAGCGGAGATCGAATCGGCGTTCGCCGACCTCCAGACGGCGCGGACCGAGCTCGAGTCTATCGAATACGATCTCGAGACCGAACGGGAGAGCCACGCCGAACTCGAGCGGGAACGCGACGAGTTGGAGGGAGAACTCGAGGCATTCGACGACGATGATCACGAGTCGCCGGATCGGCTCGAAGGCCGGATCCAGGAACTTCGTGCCCGGAAGCGGTCGCTCGATACGACCGTGAGCGAACTACAGAGCGTGATCCGATTCAACGAGGAACGGCTCGCAGACGACGGGGTCGAGCTGGATCTCGAGGACCACGTCGAGTCGGGGGAGGAAGACGACGGCGACATCACGGAACAGCTCCTCGCGGACGACGACGTCGTCTGTTGGACGTGTGGCTCGCAAGTCGGTCGCGACCGGATCGAGTCGACGCTCGAGCGATTGCGATCGCTCCGCCAGGACCAGCTCGAGGAACGAAGCGAGTTGCAGGCACAGATCGACGACCTCTCCTCGCGTCGGAAGGAGCTTCGCGAGCGAACGCAGCGACGAGGAGAGATCGAAACGCGGCTGTCGGCGATCGACGACGAGCTCGAGCGCCGCGAACAGCGCATCGAGGAACTCGAGACCGAAGTCGAACAGCAACGGACGCGTATCGACGAGCTCGAATCCGAGGCCGAAGCGTTCGAAAACGCGGAGTACGGAGACGTTATCGACACCCACCGCGAACTGAACCGTCTCGAACTCGAACTCGAGGGACTCGAGGACGACCGTGACGACGTGCAGGCCCGAATCGAAGAAATCGAGGGGAAGATCGAGGCGCGCAGTGAACTCGAAGACCGCCGCGAGACCGTCGAAGCAGAGCTGACCGACCTCAGGACGCGCGTCGACCGGATCGAAGAAAACGCCGTCGACGCGTTCAACGAGCACATGGAGTCGATCCTATCGATCCTCGAGTACCGAAACATCGACCGCATCTGGATCGATCGTCGCGAGAAGACGGTCCGAGAGGGGCGGCGGAAGGTCACGCAAACCGCGTTCGACCTGCACATCGTCCGGTCGACCGACGACGGCGCGACGTACGAGGATACCGTCGACCACCTCTCGGAGAGCGAACGCGAAGTCACCGGACTGGTCTTCGCACTCGCAGGCTATCTGGTTCACGACGTCTACGAAATCGTTCCGTTCATGCTGCTGGATTCGCTCGAGGCGATCGACTCGACCCGGATCGCCGATCTCGTTGAGTACTTCGAGGAGCACGTCGACTGTCTCGTCGTCGCGTTGCTCCGCGAGGACGCCGAATCGCTCTCGGACGAGTACGCCTACGTTCGGGAGATATAA